A window of Proteiniborus sp. DW1 genomic DNA:
AAAAAGCAAGACTAAAGAGGAATTGATTTTTAATTATATCTTTAATAAAAAAATATAGGTTAAACAGTGATTTTATTCACTGATTAATACAATATTAATTGTCAAGGAGGATTTAACATGAAAAAAATAAGTCTACTATTAGTATTATTAATGACGTTGTCAATGTTCATGGTGGCTTGTTCACCTGCATCAGACAATAATACTGATACCAATCAACCTAACGGAGATGCTTCAAATCAAAGTAGTTCAGGTAAACCAACAGAATTAGTTATTTCAACTTGGGGCTTCAATGAAGAACTACTAAGAAAAAACATCTACGAACCATTTGAAAAAGCACATAATGTAAAAATTGTTTTAGAAGTAGGAAATAATGCGGACAGACTTAATAAAATAAGACTTGGAAGCAGCAATGTAGATATTATTCAGATAGCAGAAGGCTTTGCAATTCAAGCAATAGAAGAAGGTTTATTTGAAAAAATTGACCGTTCAAAAATACCAAACATAGAAAATCTATATGATGTTGCTAAGGCGCCATTTGGTGAAGATTATGGTCCTGCATATACTGTAGGAAGATTTGGAATTATGTATGATGAAGCCAAAGTAAGCAAACCAATTGAATCATGGGCTGATTTATGGGATGAGTCTTTAGCTAAACAAGTAACAATTCCTGATATCACAACAACAGCTGGACCTTTTCTTCCTTTCATAGTAGCTGATATAGAAGGACTTGACGTTAAAGCTGATACAGATGCAATTTTTGATAAAATTAAAGCTATAGACAAGAATCTAGTAAAGATTTACTCAAAGTCATCTGAAGTTGTAAATATGTTTAGCCAAGGAGAAGTAGCTGCAGTTGCTGGACAAGATTTTTCATTTGGGCAAGTTAAAGAAGCAGTTCCTACAGCAAAATGGGTAGATCCTAAGGAAGGTGCTTATGCAGTAGTAAATACAATTAATATTGTAAAAGGAACTAAAAATAAAGAGCTAGCAGAAAAGTTTATAGATTGGATTTTAAGTGAAGAGGTACAAAAAGCTAATGCTATTGATAAAGTAGATTCACCAGCCAACAAAAATGTAGTATTAACTGAGGAAGAGGCTGAAGGCTTGACTTATGGAGCAGAAATAATAGACAAATTGATACTAGCAGATTGGGAATATATCAATAGTGTTAATAAAGAGTGGATAGACAGATGGAACAAGGAAATAACAGGCAGCAACTAATAGTGTAAGCACCTAGATATCTAGGTGCTTTTCATATAATATTAGATTATACAAGGAGGTAATTAAGTACATGTTAATAAAAAATGTAACTGTTTTAACAATGAACTCCAATAAAGACATAATTGAAGATGGAGTAGTTGTAACTGATAAAGAGCTTATTATAGACATTGGAGGAAGGGAGTTATTAGAAAAATACTCTCATCATGAAGTAATAGATGGTGAAGGGGGGATTTTAATCCCTGGCTTTGTAAATGCCCATACCCATTGTGCTATGTCAGTTTTTAGAAGCCTAGGAGATGATGTTGCTGATAGGCTAAGGAGATTCCTGTTTCCGTTAGAAAAAATGCTAGTAGACAGGGAATTAGTTTCTTTAGGTTCCAGATATGGTATTTGTGAAATGGCATTGGCTGGGGTTACCACTTTTGCAGATATGTATTATTATGAAGACGAAGTAGCAGAATCGACAAAACAAATAGGCTTAAGAGGAGTGCTTGGGGAAACAATAGTAGACTTCGTAGCTCCTGATGCAAGTAAACCCTATGAAGGATTAGAGTATTGTAGATGGTTTATAGATAAATGGAAAGATGATGATATGATTATTCCTTCTGTTGCGCCTCATGCACCATATAGTAACGATACAGCACACCTTCAAGAAGCTTTCAATCTTGCGGAGAGTAAAGATGTACCTATAATCATGCATATAGCGGAAATGGAATTTGAAACTGAAAAATATAAAAAGGAATATGGGTTAACTCCTGTACAGTATCTAGACAAAATAGGAATACTAAATAACAGAATGATTGGGGCACATCTCATAAATGTAAACGATGAGGATTTAAAAATATTAAAGGAAAAGAAAGTAGGCATCTCTCATAATATTGGAGCCAATGCCAAAGGAGCTCATGGTGTTGCACCTGCATATAAAATGTATAGCATGGATTTAAAGCTTGGGCTAGGTACAGATGGACCTATGAGTGGAAATACTCTAGATATGTTTACTCAAATGGGTCTAGTTGCCAAGATACACAAATTAGTAAATAATGATAGAACCATTTTTTCGGCAGATCAAATACTAGAAATGGCTACCTTAGGTGGAGCAAGAGCTTTGAATTTAGATAGCAAAATAGGCTCTATTGAAATAGGTAAGAAAGCTGATTTTGTTATAGTTGAAACTAAATCCATAAATATGCAGCCAATTTATGACTATTACTCAGTGTTAGTATACTCAGCTAATGCAAGCAATGTTTCTTCAGTGGTGGTAAATGGAAAGTTTATTGTAAGAGACAAAGTTTTATTAACTCAAGACTATAGCATTTTATCTAAAGAGTTTAAGAAGATAAGAGATAAAATAATGGCTGTTGCCAAGACTTTATAATAAAGGTTATAGTACGTCTTAGGAGGGATTATATGGATGAAAGATATAAGGAGTATTTGGATAGAGTATTAGATGAAATAGATAATAACAAAGAAAGTTTTATAAGCACATCTACCTATATATGGGAAAACCCAGAGATTGGACATAAAGAATTTAAAGCTATGGAAGCTTTAGTGGAACTATTGAGGAATAATGGATTTCAAATAGAAACTAGGGTTGCTGGGCTTGATACAGCTTTTTTAGCTACGGTAAAAGGCAAAAAACCAGGTCCAACTATTGCATTAATGGCTGAGTACGATGCCTTGGAGGGGCTAGGACATGCATGTGGGCATAATTTGTTTTCTGTATCAGCGGTGGCTACGGCTATTGGATTAAAAAAAGTAATACAGGAAATAGGAGGTACTATAAAGGTTATCGGAACTCCTGCTGAAGAGGGAACAGTGAAAAATGCAGGAGGCAAGGCTATTATGGCGGAAAAGGGTATATTTGATGATGTTGATATTGCCATGATATGTCATGCGGAAGGGAGAACTATAATTGAAAGAAGACTAGTTGCAGCAACTGTAATGGAAGTAAGCTTTACAGGTAAGGCTGCACATGCAGGAGGCTCGCCAGAAAAAGGTATCAATGCGTTGACAGCAGGAGTATTAACTATTAACAATATAAATGCACTTAGACAACATTTTTTACAAGGTACTATTGTCAATCCTGTCATCATAGAAGGAGGTATAGGACATAATACTATTCCCCATAAATGTGAAATGAAAATGAGTATAAGAGCTACTAATAGAGAAATATTAAAGGATGTATTGGAAATGGTTGAGAGATGTATATCAGCAAGTGCATATGTTACTGGATGTAAGTATAGCATTAATATGCCTAATAAAGTATATGAAGATTTGAGGCCAAACCATTCTCTAGCATTAGTTTTTAAAGAAGCACTGGAGTATTTAGGAATAGATTATATACAGGCAGAGGATGCTAATTATTCTTGGGATGCAGGTAATATTAGTCATCTATGTCCTACTATTGCCCCTTACATTAAAATCGGAAGCCCAGAACTGGTAGGGCATACTGAAGAATTTAAAAAAGCTTCTTGTTCTAAAGAAGGTTTTAATGGGATGATAGTAGGAGCTAAGGCAATGGCTATGACAGCTTTAAAGTATATATTAGATAAGGATTTTAGAGATAGGGTGAGTAAAGAGTTTTTAGCTAAATAATTGCTTTGTGATATACTTTTGACAAAAAGATACTAAATAGAATATACTATATTATATAAAAAACTGAAGAATGCTAAACCTAGGAGGGGAATATATGGATAGAAATCTAGCTTTGAACTTAGTTAGGGTCACAGAAGCTGCTGCATTATCTAGCGCAAGATACTTAGGACGAGGAGATAAAAACGCAGCAGATCAAGCTGCAGTAGACGGTATGAGGAAAATGTTTGATACACTCAGTATCGATGGCATTGTAGTTATTGGCGAAGGAGAAATGGATGAGGCTCCTATGCTTTATATTGGAGAGCAAATAGGTAGATGTATAAACAATAGCTTAAAGGTAGACGTTGCAGTAGATCCAGTAGATGGTACTACAGCAGTAGCAAAAGGGCTTCCTAATGCTATTTCAGTAGTGGCTATGGCACCTAGAGGCTGTTTACTTCATGCACCAGATATGTATATGGATAAAATTGCTGTAGGACCAAAGGCTGCAGGCAAAATAAATATAGATGCACCTGTAGAAGAAAATTTAATTGCAGTTGCTAAGGCCTTAAATAAGGACATATCTGATTTGACAGTTACTATAATAGACCGACCAAGACATACTGAGCTTATAGAAAAGGTGAGAAAAGCAGGTGCTAGAATAAAGCTGTTTTCAGATGGGGACGTGGCAGCAGCTATGGCTACTTGCTTTGAACACTCAGGCGTTGACATACTTTTAGGAATAGGTGGAGCACCAGAGGGAGTTATTGCAGCAGCAGCGCTAAAGTGCATGGGCGGAGAATTTCAAGGAAGACTATACCCTATGAATGATGAAGAAAGAGAAAGATGTAAAGCAATGGGCATAGGAGATATAGACCGAGTACTTACTATGGACGATTTGGTGAAAGGAAATGAAGTGTTTTTTGCTGCTACAGGTATTTCAGACGGAGAACTTCTAAGGGGTGTAGTTTATCACCAAAACAATATAGCTAAGACACATTCAATGGTTGCAAGATCAGAGACTGGAACTGTTAGATTTATTGAGACTATTCATAAACTAGATAAAAAGCCTGAATATGCAAAATAAAATGCCCACCTTGGGCATTTTGTTGTATATTAAATACTAATTCTTGACTATAATCTAATATAATGGTATCATAAGTATGGTTAATACACTTCTCTTGGCTTTTCTTGTGTTATTTCATTGTTTCGTTAAGTCTTAATTTTCCCATATATTATGACTATATTGTGGAATTTAATTATATATATTATATTTTGGAGGTGTAAATTTGAATCTTGATGATTTACAGAAAAAGAAGTTAGATGAACTTCGCCAGATAGCTAAAAGTCTGGATATTAAAAGTATTACAAAATACAAAAAGGACGAACTAATTGACATTATTTTACAGAATTCTGCAAAGGAAGAACCCCATGGTTTAGAGCCTGTTAGCTTAGAAGAAAGCGATGGATTTACATTGACTGAAACAATTGCCAAAAGGCCGCCTGAAAAGTTACAGATACAGATGCAAAACGGAGAATCTACAGAAGCTGAAGGGATACTAGAGCTTCATGCTGATGGTTATGGTTTTTTGCGTTCTGCAAATTATTTATCCGGAGATGACGATATATATGTATCCCCTTCTCAGATAAGAAGATTTAATTTAGGTACAGGAGATAAAATATTTGGTATTACCAGACCACCTAAATCAGGAGAGAGATATAGAGCTTTATTGTATGTAAAGAGTGTAAATGGTGAAAATCCAGAAACTGCAACTAAGAGACCAGATTTTGAGACATTGACTCCTATTTTCCCTAATGAGAGAATATCTCTAGAAACAAACCACAGTGAGTTATCTACAAGATTGTTAGATCTAATAGCACCCATAGGAAAAGGACAAAGAGGAATGATAGTAGCACCCCCTAAAGCAGGTAAAACTACTTTTCTTAAAAAAATCGCCAACGGAATTGCACAAAATCATCCTGAAATTGAAATTATTATATTGCTAATAGATGAGAGACCTGAAGAGGTTACAGATATGAAAAGATCAGTCAAAGGTGATGTTGTCTATTCTACATTTGACGAGCTTCCTGGAAACCATGTAAAGGTTGCAGAAATTGTTCTTGAAAGAGCAAAAAGATTAGTAGAGCATGGTAAGGATGTAGTCATACTTTTAGACAGTATCACAAGGCTAGCAAGAGCCTACAACCTGACTATACCACCAACAGGTAGGACATTATCAGGAGGATTAGATCCTGGCGCATTACATAAACCTAAAAGATTTTTTGGTGCAGCAAGAAATATTGAAGAAGGCGGCAGTTTAACAATACTTGCTACAGCTCTAGTAGAGACAGGTAGTAGAATGGATGATGTAATATTTGAAGAATTTAAGGGAACAGGAAATATGGAAATACACCTAGATAGAAAGCTTTCTGAGAAGAGAATCTTCCCAGCCATAGATATTAATAGATCTGGTACAAGAAGAGAAGATTTACTTATGAACCATAAAGAGCTTGAAACAATTTGGGGAATAAGAAAGGCACTAAGCAATGCACCAGTATCAGAGGTTACAGAGACCTTAATAAATCAATTGGTACTTACAAAGACTAATGATGAATTTATAAACAATGTTAGAAATAAAATGTGGGATTAGAATAGCATGAAACAGTGGTTAAGCAATTGCTAAACCATAGTCAAACTATTACTAAACAATATTCTGTTGAAATGGTTAGAAATTTATGCTATACTATACTAGTTGAAAACTGATTACTTTTAAATATACAGTTAAGAGACTTTTGAAAAGAGGTGAAATCAATGAAAGAAGGAATCCATCCAAATTACAAAAAAGCGACTGTAACATGTGCATGTGGAAATACTTTTGAAACAGGTTCAGTTAAGGATGAATTAAGAGTAGAAATTTGTTCAGAATGTCATCCATTCTTTACAGGACGTCAAAAATTTGTTGACAAAGGCGGACGTGTTGATAAATTTAAGAAAAAATACGGTATTGAGTAATAACTATTTAGGTCTGTCTGATAGGTTAGTTGCCATTGGCTTCTAACCTTTATTGTTTATTTTTGCTATTTTAAATACTGGTGAAGAACTTTGGTTTTGTTTGATTCATAATTTTCCGGGGGTGTGGAAATATGGCTAAGCTGTATTTTAGATATGGAGCAATGAACTGTGGAAAATCGACTAACTTGATGCAAGTAGCATACAACTATGAAGAGAGAGGTATGAAGGTTATCATAGTAAAGCCTTTAATAGATACTAAGGGAGGAAATAAGGTAGTATCAAGGCTAGGTATAGATAGAGAGGTTGATCTAATACTATGTAAAGACCAAAATGCTTATGAAGAAGTTCAGAAATGGAATAAAGAAAAATGGAAAATAGATTGTATCTTAGTAGATGAAGCACAGTTTTTTACAAAGAAGCAAATTGATGAGTTTTTTGAGATAGCAGTAAAGATGAATATTCCAGTCATTTGCTATGGACTAAGAACTGATTTTCAAATGAAGGGCTTTGAAGGTAGCGAAAGACTGTTACTTATAGCACATAGTATAGAAGAATTAAAAACTATTTGTGCATGTGGAAAGAAAGCAATATTTAATGGAAGAAAAATCAATGGGAAATTTGTCTTTGAAGGTGAACAAGTAGCCATCGAAGATGAAAAAGATATTGTATATGAATCACTCTGTGGAGAATGCTATTTAAAGAAAAGAGACAACAGGTAGAGAACTGGAGACTATAAAGATATTAGATTGCCCAGAAACTATTACCCTGAGGGAGCGAATGGGTATCAAGACAGCAGGGACAGTTCTTTTTGACTCGCTTTTTGACTCAAAAGGAACCTGTCTCATTTTATTTTTTGACTAGAAAAGCCAAATGAAAGATATAGTTCTTTTTCTTTGATGCCTATAAAAGATATGTTTTCAATAAAGCTAAACAATATTGTACTATTGATAATAAAATAGTAATATATTTCATATTATACAAAGTTCTTAGAGTATAAGTATGTAAAGGAGAATTAGAAAATGAATAGAAAGAAAAAACGTCTTGCCATTATATTATTGATTTTTATATTGTCCTTATCATTTACAGCTTTCTCTTATGCAAAAAGAAATACTGTAACCATTTCAATAGCAGGAGATACTTTACTAGGAGATTTTATGGGTAATCACATAGACACTCATGGAGTAGATTATCCCTGGGAAAGTGTAAAAAAAGTCTTTCAAAAATCTGACTTAGTTTTAGTTAATCTAGAATGTACAGTGGGTACTACTGGAGAGCCTCAGGACAAGCAGTATACATACAGAGCAAAGCCAGAAACTCTACAAGGTCTTGTAAATGCAGGAGTTAAAGGAGTGTCCCTAGGCAACAATCACTCTCTTGACTATGGAAGAGAATGCTTTGTAGAGACCTTAGATAATTTAGAGAAATACAATATCAAATATACTGGTGGTGGAAGAAACATAAAAGATGCCTTAGAGCCTGCCATATGGGAGATAAATGGATTAAAGATTGGCTTTATAGGGTTTTCAAGAGTGACACCACATGTAGATTGGTATGCTACAGAAAGCAGGGCTGGAATCGTCAATGGATATGACAGCAATGCAAATAATGTGATACAAGCAGTGAAGCAAGCAAAGGAAAAGGTAGACTTTTTAATAGTGTCTCTTCATTGGGGAACTGAATTAGCTGACTATCCTAGAGATAATGACGTGACCATAGCTAAAGAACTAATAGATAATGGTGCTGACTGTATAATGGGACATCATCCTCATGTGCTTCAAGGCATTGAGTTTTACAATAATAGACCTATAGTATATAGCTTAGGTAACTTTGTTTTTGGTGCAAAGGTAGGCGCTAGAACTTCTCAGACCATGATATTTAATATGGAAATAAACAAGGATGGTATAATAAATACAAGTATTGTTCCCGGGATAATCAAGTTTGGAAAACCAACTATTTCTGAAGAAGACAGAGAGACTATAATAAGTTTAATAAACCGATTGTCAGCAGACTGGGGTACAAAGGTCTTAGAAGATGGCAATATCGTTGGCAATATTGAATATGTAGTTCATAATGAGTTAGAACCTGAAGAAAATAATCAGATTGAAAATGAAGAGATAATCCATAATAGTACTGAAGCTAAAAACTTTCATGAGGAAAACCAAAGAGATGTAAAACATGGCAAATTTAGCCTTGAAGATTTTATAGACTTTTTGACCGAATATGGACTGAGGATTTTTATAATTAGTAGTATCTTGTTTGTAGTGTTGCTCGTTATTATGCAACGGGGACGGTTCTTTTTGCATTAGAAATGGTTATTTTGATTTATCACTATTGAAATTATCTATAGATAAAGATAAAACTATAGATAAAAACTATTAGAAAAAATCTTCTATTCATATTAGAATTCTATAGGAACAAATAAAACAAGCTTTACTAGGAGGCGTACTATGAAAACAAGAAAACCTGTAGTTATTCTACTAAGTTTATTATTAGTTTTTGCATTGACACTAACAGGATGTACTACAAATACTCCTTCATCACCAGATGCTGGGAACAATCAAGTAGAAGAAAATAATGAAAAAAGTGGATTTAAGGCTCAGATAACTTTTAATGGCTCATCTACTTTAGCACCAGTAATGTCAGCTATTGCAACTGACTTCATAGAAGGATATACAACTTGGAACAATGTAGATGCAAGCTTTCCAGAAGAAAATATAGCTATTTACATATCTGCTGGAGGTTCAGGAGCAGGAGTTAAGGCAGTTTTAGACAATACTGCTGATTTTGGAATGTTAGCTAGAGAAATCAAAGATGAAGAATTAGAGAAAATAGGAGATGCTAAGGTATTTAAGCTAGGAATTGATGCATTAACAATAGCTGTTAACCCAGAAAATCCTATTTTACAAGTTAAAGATGATTTATCAACAGAAGAAGTTAGAAAGATATTTGCAGGAGAATATAAATATTGGGATGAGGTAGATAGCAGCCTTCCACATAGTGAAATAGTAGTAGTTATTAGAGATTTAAGTGGTGGGGCTCATGAAGTATTCCAAAAAAGTGTAATGGGAGATGCTCAAATCAGAGAAGATGCTATTCAATCACCTTCAATGGGGGCATTAGTTACAAAAATAATTGAAAATAAAGATGCTATAGGATATGCATCATATGGAATGGTTAATCAAAATGTGGGTAAACTTATTCCTCTAAAGGTTGATGGAGTTGAAGCTACAGAGGAAAACATAGTAAATGGTTCATACAAAATATCTAGACCACTCATTGCAGTTAAAAGAGGAGAATTAACTCCTGAGCAAAAAGCATTTATGGATGTAGTGACATCTGAAAAGGGGCTTGTTATTATAGAAGAGATGGGATTTGTGCCTGTAAGATAGGTAAAGATTTAATTCAGGGGATGTTTTACTCCCCTGTTTTTTGATTAGATGAGTTCCTTTGCCAAGGCTCAGGACGACAAGTGTGCTATTTGTCTTATCCTGAATCTAGTGAAGGATTTCTTTGTGAGGTGGCATATGTATAAGTTACTAGATAAAGCCTTCAGTATTTTAATAAAGCTGCTAACCGTATTTTCCCTATTGTTGTTAGCATTTGTTTTAATATTTATATTCAAAGAAAGTACTGCTTTTTTTAAGGAAGTGTCAATATTTAAATTTATAACAGGTAGAACATGGAATCCCCTATCATCTCCAGA
This region includes:
- a CDS encoding ABC transporter substrate-binding protein; this translates as MKKISLLLVLLMTLSMFMVACSPASDNNTDTNQPNGDASNQSSSGKPTELVISTWGFNEELLRKNIYEPFEKAHNVKIVLEVGNNADRLNKIRLGSSNVDIIQIAEGFAIQAIEEGLFEKIDRSKIPNIENLYDVAKAPFGEDYGPAYTVGRFGIMYDEAKVSKPIESWADLWDESLAKQVTIPDITTTAGPFLPFIVADIEGLDVKADTDAIFDKIKAIDKNLVKIYSKSSEVVNMFSQGEVAAVAGQDFSFGQVKEAVPTAKWVDPKEGAYAVVNTINIVKGTKNKELAEKFIDWILSEEVQKANAIDKVDSPANKNVVLTEEEAEGLTYGAEIIDKLILADWEYINSVNKEWIDRWNKEITGSN
- a CDS encoding amidohydrolase, with protein sequence MLIKNVTVLTMNSNKDIIEDGVVVTDKELIIDIGGRELLEKYSHHEVIDGEGGILIPGFVNAHTHCAMSVFRSLGDDVADRLRRFLFPLEKMLVDRELVSLGSRYGICEMALAGVTTFADMYYYEDEVAESTKQIGLRGVLGETIVDFVAPDASKPYEGLEYCRWFIDKWKDDDMIIPSVAPHAPYSNDTAHLQEAFNLAESKDVPIIMHIAEMEFETEKYKKEYGLTPVQYLDKIGILNNRMIGAHLINVNDEDLKILKEKKVGISHNIGANAKGAHGVAPAYKMYSMDLKLGLGTDGPMSGNTLDMFTQMGLVAKIHKLVNNDRTIFSADQILEMATLGGARALNLDSKIGSIEIGKKADFVIVETKSINMQPIYDYYSVLVYSANASNVSSVVVNGKFIVRDKVLLTQDYSILSKEFKKIRDKIMAVAKTL
- a CDS encoding M20 family metallopeptidase is translated as MDERYKEYLDRVLDEIDNNKESFISTSTYIWENPEIGHKEFKAMEALVELLRNNGFQIETRVAGLDTAFLATVKGKKPGPTIALMAEYDALEGLGHACGHNLFSVSAVATAIGLKKVIQEIGGTIKVIGTPAEEGTVKNAGGKAIMAEKGIFDDVDIAMICHAEGRTIIERRLVAATVMEVSFTGKAAHAGGSPEKGINALTAGVLTINNINALRQHFLQGTIVNPVIIEGGIGHNTIPHKCEMKMSIRATNREILKDVLEMVERCISASAYVTGCKYSINMPNKVYEDLRPNHSLALVFKEALEYLGIDYIQAEDANYSWDAGNISHLCPTIAPYIKIGSPELVGHTEEFKKASCSKEGFNGMIVGAKAMAMTALKYILDKDFRDRVSKEFLAK
- the glpX gene encoding class II fructose-bisphosphatase, which encodes MDRNLALNLVRVTEAAALSSARYLGRGDKNAADQAAVDGMRKMFDTLSIDGIVVIGEGEMDEAPMLYIGEQIGRCINNSLKVDVAVDPVDGTTAVAKGLPNAISVVAMAPRGCLLHAPDMYMDKIAVGPKAAGKINIDAPVEENLIAVAKALNKDISDLTVTIIDRPRHTELIEKVRKAGARIKLFSDGDVAAAMATCFEHSGVDILLGIGGAPEGVIAAAALKCMGGEFQGRLYPMNDEERERCKAMGIGDIDRVLTMDDLVKGNEVFFAATGISDGELLRGVVYHQNNIAKTHSMVARSETGTVRFIETIHKLDKKPEYAK
- the rho gene encoding transcription termination factor Rho; amino-acid sequence: MNLDDLQKKKLDELRQIAKSLDIKSITKYKKDELIDIILQNSAKEEPHGLEPVSLEESDGFTLTETIAKRPPEKLQIQMQNGESTEAEGILELHADGYGFLRSANYLSGDDDIYVSPSQIRRFNLGTGDKIFGITRPPKSGERYRALLYVKSVNGENPETATKRPDFETLTPIFPNERISLETNHSELSTRLLDLIAPIGKGQRGMIVAPPKAGKTTFLKKIANGIAQNHPEIEIIILLIDERPEEVTDMKRSVKGDVVYSTFDELPGNHVKVAEIVLERAKRLVEHGKDVVILLDSITRLARAYNLTIPPTGRTLSGGLDPGALHKPKRFFGAARNIEEGGSLTILATALVETGSRMDDVIFEEFKGTGNMEIHLDRKLSEKRIFPAIDINRSGTRREDLLMNHKELETIWGIRKALSNAPVSEVTETLINQLVLTKTNDEFINNVRNKMWD
- the rpmE gene encoding 50S ribosomal protein L31, yielding MKEGIHPNYKKATVTCACGNTFETGSVKDELRVEICSECHPFFTGRQKFVDKGGRVDKFKKKYGIE
- a CDS encoding thymidine kinase, which gives rise to MAKLYFRYGAMNCGKSTNLMQVAYNYEERGMKVIIVKPLIDTKGGNKVVSRLGIDREVDLILCKDQNAYEEVQKWNKEKWKIDCILVDEAQFFTKKQIDEFFEIAVKMNIPVICYGLRTDFQMKGFEGSERLLLIAHSIEELKTICACGKKAIFNGRKINGKFVFEGEQVAIEDEKDIVYESLCGECYLKKRDNR
- a CDS encoding CapA family protein; this translates as MNRKKKRLAIILLIFILSLSFTAFSYAKRNTVTISIAGDTLLGDFMGNHIDTHGVDYPWESVKKVFQKSDLVLVNLECTVGTTGEPQDKQYTYRAKPETLQGLVNAGVKGVSLGNNHSLDYGRECFVETLDNLEKYNIKYTGGGRNIKDALEPAIWEINGLKIGFIGFSRVTPHVDWYATESRAGIVNGYDSNANNVIQAVKQAKEKVDFLIVSLHWGTELADYPRDNDVTIAKELIDNGADCIMGHHPHVLQGIEFYNNRPIVYSLGNFVFGAKVGARTSQTMIFNMEINKDGIINTSIVPGIIKFGKPTISEEDRETIISLINRLSADWGTKVLEDGNIVGNIEYVVHNELEPEENNQIENEEIIHNSTEAKNFHEENQRDVKHGKFSLEDFIDFLTEYGLRIFIISSILFVVLLVIMQRGRFFLH
- a CDS encoding phosphate ABC transporter substrate-binding protein, which encodes MKTRKPVVILLSLLLVFALTLTGCTTNTPSSPDAGNNQVEENNEKSGFKAQITFNGSSTLAPVMSAIATDFIEGYTTWNNVDASFPEENIAIYISAGGSGAGVKAVLDNTADFGMLAREIKDEELEKIGDAKVFKLGIDALTIAVNPENPILQVKDDLSTEEVRKIFAGEYKYWDEVDSSLPHSEIVVVIRDLSGGAHEVFQKSVMGDAQIREDAIQSPSMGALVTKIIENKDAIGYASYGMVNQNVGKLIPLKVDGVEATEENIVNGSYKISRPLIAVKRGELTPEQKAFMDVVTSEKGLVIIEEMGFVPVR